In Phaseolus vulgaris cultivar G19833 chromosome 7, P. vulgaris v2.0, whole genome shotgun sequence, the genomic stretch aaattgcttTTGTATTCTATAAATTTGAAGAACATTTTAAGATTTGAAAATatcttccgaattatgtaatctataATATAAAGAATGTGGGATTTTAAAggttgatttattttaaaaaaaacaaaaatatattttcatatttagtatgtGGTGACATAAGAACGTATGAAAGTGGAGGAAGAAACAATTCTCAAGTTTCTTCTTCCTTATGTAATATAGAGTATAAAGAATGTGGAGTTTtaaaagttgatttttttttttcaaaaacaaaaagatattttcatatttattattggGGTGACATAAGAACGTATGGAAGTGGAGGAAGAAGCAATTCTCAAGTTTTTTCTTgtgtaatttagaatataaagaaTGCGGGATTTTAAAGGTtgatttacttttttaaaaataaaaaaatattttcatatttaatatgaaTGACATAAGAACTATGAAAGTGGAGGAAGAAACTATCCTCAAATTTAGTTTTCCTTATGTAATCTAGAATATAAAGAATGTGAGATTTTAAAGgttgatttgtttttttaaaaaacaaaaagatattttcatatttagtatgggATGACATAACAACTTATGAAAGTGGAGGAAGAAGCAATCCTcaagttttttctttcttatgtAATCTATAATATAAAGGATGTGAGATTTTAaaggttgatttttttttaaacaaaaaagatattttcatatttagtcaGAGATGACATAAGAACGTATGAAAGTGGAGGAAGAAACAATCCTCaagtttcttcttctttatataATCTAGAATAAAAAGAACGTGAGATTTTAAATCttgctttatttttttcttaaaacaaaaagatattttcatatttagtacaaagttatgaaaatgaaaaaaaaaagtaatcttcaaattttttatatatattttcatatttaatatggATGACATAAGAATGTATGAAAGTTACGGGAAAATCAATCCTAAATCTTCTTCTTCCTTGCCCAATTATACATTCATATACACTACACGTTCTTATATAAATAGGGAATTTGATGAAATGTAACCACTAAATTATATTACATATATGGATTTTTGTGTGTGAAAATTATGTAAATgataataaaacataataataaattttcctAGCCACGCCAATTGTGTGCTGTCTTTCTTCCaaaatctttaaataaaaaatatttcttactACACGTTGGAAGTCTAATGTAATTATTAGCAGTGAGTCAAAAAAGCAATTACATCGTGCTTAACACGGATTCTTTACTAGTTTTATATTAAACGCCTGCAATCTTTGAAAAgaacaatttaattaaattctttCTGAACTTGGTTGTTTTCACATGTCTGCTTTCCTATGTAATAGTCACTTTTAATTTAGAGAAATAACCTTTTTGCACAACTACATCCAtcttacaatttttaaaaaataaaatattatattataataaagtaataagttatttaaatataaaataaaaatagatcaTATATATAAGTATTAAAGTATCCGTGAGTAAAGCTGAAATAACATTTTAAGGTGAGATCTTCTATTATTCCTTTTAGAATTTTGGAGAAAATGTAGAATTTGGTGGATATTTGGTGGTTAGAGTTATTTTTCTCCTTAGTGTTGTGAGATGAGAATTGATTCATTTTCATATTCTTCACAAGTTAATTCATCTTATGCAACTTAAgcgtaaaaaaataattttgcgCGAATAATGCATTTGCACAAGTCTTGAATAATGCATGTAATATCCCTCTTTCACAGCTGCCTTCTCCTTGTCTCGTTTGATATTTGTTCAAATTGATGAAAATGCGTATTTCACGGGTCTTGAAGATTATAAAAATCACCTTCATGAAAGAATAGTATATCCAAATTTGACAAACTTCTTACTTATATGGACGTGTGCAAAAAGCTAGATCTTGCCTGGAAATCTCTAAGATCTTAGGAAGATGATACAATTGAATCTACCCCGACtgatattttcttaaaagaaatcaatttgATCTTTAAGTTTGGGActgaaaagatgaaaaaaaatgataaaccATTAAGTGAAGACTATGAATTAGTTCAAACCTCTAGGAGACTAAGACATCCTCTTAAAATTGGAATGGTAGCCAATAAAATGACCTCCAAAACAGGTCAacccaataaaaaataatgatagtGATGTGCAAAAATATCATAGAATTTTATTACTATTGCTAAATACAAAAGAGTGGCCATCTAATTAGATTTTTGAGATTCAATCGTCCCTCTTTGTTTTCTTTGATAGTTAATGCATTAGATATTCTTTTTGTTTATCTTCTaacctttatttatttattttttaaacttctGAACATtgatactaattttaaaattatttatcaataataaaaactaattatatacaaataattttttagtatctaaaataatatccaaTTTAATTAATCTAACaactattttttcctttttaaaattaacttttattgaATGATTTATTGTAGTGTGGGTAGTGCGGGTTGTAGGCAATGATGATTTTCTAACAATtcaaaagaataatattttaatataaaattttgatattattaaaataagttgtaaagtaaatataattttgttaggAGTGTtaacatattatttttcttcttatttttatttatttggtaCAAGGAATGATGGATCTAATATAATATCGTAACACggtattatatataataatactattgtgtattattaaatttacgtgttcaacttttataaaattgaatatataggctatatttattattaaatttacgtgttcaacttttataaaattgaatatataggctatatttttatatttcaatgATAGTTGTATTCGAATAATTTATTGCAACTTTTTTTCGGCGCAACTATATAATAGTATATTCTTGTgttgaaataaacaaaatacACTCTCTTAAAAATAGCATTTTCTCAGCTTAATTTTTCTCCAAGATTTAATGTGCGtcgcttttctttttctcctttgtgttaataataattatgtgtTTAAAAACAAAGTACTTAAGCGACCAGTTGCTCATCAATGCTTGttgaattttattgaaaatagtCTTTCCTTCTCATATTTTTTCATGTTAGTATTATTATAGGTATTATTATGAAACTTGATATCCCTTCTCATACTTTTtaatcaaaagcattttgtttaTGAACTTTAAacagcaaaaataaataaataatgcaaTCATTCCTTGATTAAAACAAGGTTTTGAGTataattgttgttttttttatcagaaaaagaattaaataaatcatAAGTATAATTATTGTGGTTGGTGTGCCAGGGATTTCTTTACATTGAATGTGATCAAATAACTCCTTTTCAATactttaatcaaattaaaaagacttttttttttattgaaagatGCAGATTGAAAAAGAGACAAATATcatacaatttcaaaattctccatttcaatttttttattttatttctcttctTTCATTATTAAAGAGTGCAGACTGTCGATCACACGAACACTCTTTTTTATTTGGCTTCTGATATCCACCCATATATAATCCCTCTAAGTTGTAAGCAGCAGATCCatattttgattcaattttatgAACGATGAAGCTGCTAGTGTTCTTATTTCTCATAACTCTGTTCATCTCTTACACCACTTCAGCATCAACATTTAAACACCCCTTAGACCCTTTAACTCCATCTGAGTTGAAGCTGGTTAGAAGCACAGTCCAAAAAACATATAAAGCTTCATCTCCCACACTAACCTTTCAATACATTGGGTTGGACGAGCCAGAGAAAGCATTAGTCCTATCATGGCAATCTTCAAACGCCAAAACCAAAGCCCCACCTCGTCGTGCTTTAGTCATTGCCCGTTTCAAAAACCAAACCCTTGAGATCACTGTTAACTTGTCCAAACGCTCCATTGTCTCCACCAAAGTGTACACTGGCCATGGCTTCCCCATGACGACGTTTGATGAGCAAGACTTTGTTGTGGAGCTTCTTTTCAAGTATACACCCTTCATCGAGTCAGTGCACAAAAGGGGCCTTAATATATCCCATGTTGTGTGCTCAGTATCCTCGGTTGGTTGGTATGGGGAGATAAAGAGCAAACGCACATTGAAGCTTCAGTGCTTTTACTCACAAGGGTCTTCTAACTTGTTTGCAAGACCGTTGGAGGGTATTACAGTGGTTGCTGATCTTGATCAGAGAAAGATAGTTGAATATTTTGACAGGGCTAATATTCCTGTGCCCAAGGCTGAGGGCACTGAGTTCGTAGCTTCAAAGCAAAAGCCACCATTTGGACCAACGTTGACAGGAGCAGCTTTTGTGCAACCAAACGGACCAGGATTCAAGATCGATGGCCACTCTATCAGGTTAGTTCATATACTCACTTCTTTACCACTCTCACTTGGTTTCAGGGTTTCTTATTTGCATGGTTTTTTACATGATATTGATCTGTTTTCTGCTGTTTGTAATGCAATGCTTGCCACCAATGACACATGAAGTTCTCTGAAATAGAAATGCTATATTACTGTAGTGTAGTATAAGTGGTTTAGATCATTCTTTTTGTATTTGTATAATAAGAACCATCAAGTCTAAGTAATGTgtctaataaattattttggttggtcttaaaatttgttttttttttaacttttgtggttgtttttatatataagaaGAGGGTTGGACATCCTTAAATactcatatttattattatatgtccATAAAGAAACAAAACTGTAGTgtaatatgtaatatatatgaatcattttaaaatgaaaaaatatcatTTCACATTTACTTTTTTTCCTACTTTCACTTAcaattctttttaataatacaatattatatttaataaataaaaataattataaacaaaattttaaaataaaataataataattttaattgttaaatagaaatgtaagaaaataaatactaaatcgCTATATCCTCTGTTACTCATAAACGGAAATAGAaatgtaagaaaataaatacaattttctAAATCATCTATTACTCATAACTTAAAttataatgtaaataaaattatataataaaatattagcacaaacaaatttagtttttctaaacaataatcaaataaattgtatcataagagaaaaatataaaatttttatttataaaaatacatttaatttatttcatagttctaaataaaaaaaaaacataaatctataaaatcaaatttaaactattcttcaatttttcattttttcttatcaacaaattaattttaaacaaatgaataattaaaatattcatattcatTGCCTATatctattaaaaatatcaatttaatatCCACAGCAAATTTCATTCACTAATATCCACGCCACATTTCTTTGATCATCCTATTGTTGTGGCTAATGGTACATTTGTAGTAACTAtgcttatatattttttgtttgatataattgcaaaatatttataaaatgaaaattaattggAGATTATCCAGTACAGAAAAAATGTGAGTAAAGCTTGAAGTATATATGAATGTAGCTTTTTGTTTGAAATGTACTATCAGTTGGGCAAACTGGGAGTTCCATGTGGGATATGATATTCGAGCTGGGCCAATGATTTCCCTGGCATCCATTTATGATCTTCAACAGCAAAGGTATCGCCGAGTGTTATACAGAGGATACATATCAGAGTTCTTTGTGCCATATATGGACCCAACTGCAAATTGGTACTTCAAGACCTTTCTTGACAGTGGTGAATTCGGCTTTGGCCAATCCATGGTGTCACTTGACCCTTTGGCTGATTGCCCAGCCAATGCTGCGTTTTTGGATGCATATTTTGCAGGAGAAGATGGTCTACCAGTCAAAATAGATAATGCAATTTGTATTTTTGAGAAGTATGCTGGGGACATCATGTGGCGCCACACAGAAACAGAACTCATTGATAAGGAGGTACTACACCATTATACCATTATGTGTATTAAGTTTTTAAACTCATGTTGTTCTTAAATGTGTTATGTATTGATAAATTGGATCTTGGCAGATAAGGGAGGTTAGGCCTGATGTGAGCCTAGTGGTGAGAACTGTCTCAACTGTGGGCAACTATGATTATATCATAGATTGGGAGTTTAAGCCAAGTGGTTCCATAAAAATGGGGGTACGTATATGATccatattataatttgatttctattCATTTTCAGTGTAAATTTTTCATTTGATCAAACTCTTCATACAATTAATGCATACATACATGCACAGTATTTGTACTGCATGTATAAACTCTTTAAGCAATTAGTAGATACACTGATGCTAAAAAATTCTGTGTGCGTGTGTGTGACAGGTTGGTCTGACAGGAATTTTGGGTATCAAAGGAACATCATACACCCATGTGGATCAGATTAAGGAGGATGTCTTTGGCACATTGCTGGCAGACAACACCATTGGTGTGCACCATGATCATTATCTCACATACCACCTTGACCTTGACATTGATGGGGAAGCCAACTCATTTATGAAGACCAATTTGGAGAGCGTGAGAGTAACGGATGACAATTCACCAAGGAAAAGTTACTGGACTGTGGTGCGTGAAACTGCTAAGACAGAGGGTGATGCTCGAATCAAACTTGGTTTGAAGGCATCTGAACTAGCAATTGTAAATCccaataagaaaacaaaggCTGGAAACAAGATGGGGTACCGTTTGTTCCCAGGCACAGTGGCTCACCCACTTTTGCTGAGTGATGACTATCCACAAATTAGAGGTGCCTTCATCAATTATAATGTGTTTGTGACACCATATAACAAGTCTGAGAAATGGGCAGGGGGGCTATATGCTGATCAGAGCAGAGGAGAAGACACTTTAGCTGTTTGGAGTCTGAGGTATTTAGAATTTATGAATAATTGAATTGAATATGTATAATTTAGAGGGTGGTTGTTATTAAATTTAGAATGTTATTGTAATGCAGGAATAGGAGCATTGAAAATAAGGACATAGTTCTGTGGCATACTGTGGGGATTCATCATGTGCCTTGTCAGGAAGATTATCCTATTATGCCTACACTCAGTGGTGGATTTGAGATAAGGCCAACCAATTTCTTTGAGATAAATCCGGTGCTtaaagccaaaacaccaaaaccTGTGCGTTTGCCCAAGTGCAATTCTCAACCTTAGTGTATTATTCTATTTTGTGGCCCTGAAGGGCTCCCAAAGAAGGGTTCAGTTCTGCCATTAGGAGTTAAGTATTGCAGATTGCAGCAAATGGTtctatttttaaagtttattttatttgagtttTCAGGATTCATATGATGTGCTTTTGCaataagataaagaaaaaagtttTGCTGACACTGCATACAATAAATAACACCACCTATGaccctttataataatattataatattttaaattaaaaaaaataaaatatatatatatatattaatttatttatttgttaagaATGTGTTTTCACTGTATACTCTCAAAGTATCAGGGTCCTAATAATAAATGGAGTCTTTGCAGTACTTCAGATTTATTCTAAATATTCCTCCCTTTTGGCTTGGGTTAACAAGCACTTGCCATCCACAGGAGGGAAGtggacaaaaataaataataatgttataagtaatgaaaaaaacataaataaactgTGAAAGAAAATGTCACTTGTTTTATTATTCATATCTTATTTTGTTCATCAGGATGTATGACTGCATTGAAACAGGATTTAAATTTCTTTaagtacatttttttatatttatatttaagaaatagaaaaagtgtttttttttttactggaaaaaataaacaattttaggTTAATCACTAAaaagttagtaaatattttgtacgaataaaatcataaaaatatattaattatagttTCAAGACTGTAGAAATGATAAGTGGATCTGATTATGTTTGGTATCTCAAATTCTTTCACTaattatgtttataattttttttttcataaaaatattttgcacccacatcttttttgtttttaattttgtgatTCTTTATGGAGTTTAAAAGCTTATCTATCTGcacattattttatttgacGTCTTTTAAGTCGGAAGATGTAACCTATTTATCATGTATGGGACTGAGTTAGagaaagtaaatatttttttctctatatatCTAAAGTATGATATATGTATGTGTAGACGGATAAAGTTTTTTTACATTGTCATAATgttattcaacttttttttttataaaatatttagggtttattaatttgaaaatgtTGATTAATCAATTAATTCTGTATATACGATTAcggatgataaaaaaattacccTTGTGAATATATGTAGGCAAAATCCTTATGGATATGTTTATAATACTTTTTATGGAACAAGTTGAGTACTTGAATGATTCATTTTTCTAAAAAGATTGACACAAATATTATTGTATCCAATCTTAATACCTATCATTTTAGTGATTTATTTAcctgaaatattttttacatttctaTGCTTCCACAGGTATTTCCTATTGATTAACCTTAATCTTAGTGTATGATCTTGGTGTTCTCGGTATCCTTCTCGGAGTCTCAATCACAAAAGTACTCCTACATCTAAGTTACATTATCCCGTTTAATAATAAATGGGCAATAAATGTTGTTCTTATCTATGGTACTATATTTAGGTGACTTAATAGTAGTTAATGATTAACTTCGATTAATAGGTTGGTTTTGCGTAAGTAGAATGTTATTAGTTATTT encodes the following:
- the LOC137828995 gene encoding amine oxidase [copper-containing] alpha 2, peroxisomal-like, which produces MKLLVFLFLITLFISYTTSASTFKHPLDPLTPSELKLVRSTVQKTYKASSPTLTFQYIGLDEPEKALVLSWQSSNAKTKAPPRRALVIARFKNQTLEITVNLSKRSIVSTKVYTGHGFPMTTFDEQDFVVELLFKYTPFIESVHKRGLNISHVVCSVSSVGWYGEIKSKRTLKLQCFYSQGSSNLFARPLEGITVVADLDQRKIVEYFDRANIPVPKAEGTEFVASKQKPPFGPTLTGAAFVQPNGPGFKIDGHSISWANWEFHVGYDIRAGPMISLASIYDLQQQRYRRVLYRGYISEFFVPYMDPTANWYFKTFLDSGEFGFGQSMVSLDPLADCPANAAFLDAYFAGEDGLPVKIDNAICIFEKYAGDIMWRHTETELIDKEIREVRPDVSLVVRTVSTVGNYDYIIDWEFKPSGSIKMGVGLTGILGIKGTSYTHVDQIKEDVFGTLLADNTIGVHHDHYLTYHLDLDIDGEANSFMKTNLESVRVTDDNSPRKSYWTVVRETAKTEGDARIKLGLKASELAIVNPNKKTKAGNKMGYRLFPGTVAHPLLLSDDYPQIRGAFINYNVFVTPYNKSEKWAGGLYADQSRGEDTLAVWSLRNRSIENKDIVLWHTVGIHHVPCQEDYPIMPTLSGGFEIRPTNFFEINPVLKAKTPKPVRLPKCNSQP